The proteins below come from a single Acidobacteriota bacterium genomic window:
- a CDS encoding M20/M25/M40 family metallo-hydrolase has translation MVRSLLPVFLLLSALASSAQTMAPPADKQLAHDIYKEFVEIQSGFTTGSTTPVAEAAAARLRAAGFSDSDIFVGGPNPKKANLVVRYRGTGKARPILLLAHEDVVEAKREDWSMDPFQFIEKDGFFYGRGTGDDKAQAAVWIANLIRYKREGFKPDRDIIVALTADEEGGGPFNGVDWLLKNHRDLIDAELSLNEGGWGESSGNKKIANYLQVSEKYVINFRFEVRNKGGHSSLPVADNAIYHLAAALDRLAHFGFPLKTNEVTAAYFAQMAKLETGPITADLVRIADGSPDAMERVAAAAPRWNATLRTTCVATELEGGHAKNALPQLAAANVNCRVLPEDSADYVLSTLRKVVADDQVAITINGDAGRGPASAMRPDVLSAVKRATESQWPGVPVVPTMVMGATDGRSLREAGIPTYGVQGFFIDRDDIRFHGRDERMGVQSFYEGQTFLYELVKTLAKTQ, from the coding sequence ATGGTTCGATCCCTGCTTCCGGTTTTTCTGCTGCTGAGCGCGCTCGCGTCGAGCGCTCAGACCATGGCGCCACCCGCTGATAAACAACTTGCCCACGATATCTACAAGGAATTCGTGGAGATCCAATCCGGATTTACGACCGGCTCGACGACACCGGTTGCCGAAGCTGCGGCGGCTCGTCTGCGAGCGGCTGGATTTTCCGACTCCGACATCTTTGTGGGCGGACCAAATCCCAAGAAGGCGAACCTGGTCGTGCGCTACCGCGGCACCGGGAAGGCGCGCCCAATCCTTCTTCTCGCTCACGAGGATGTGGTGGAAGCGAAGCGCGAAGACTGGAGCATGGATCCTTTTCAATTCATCGAGAAGGACGGTTTCTTCTACGGTCGCGGCACCGGCGACGACAAGGCTCAGGCGGCAGTCTGGATTGCGAATCTCATCCGTTACAAGCGCGAAGGATTCAAGCCGGATCGCGACATCATCGTCGCGCTGACCGCTGACGAAGAAGGAGGCGGTCCCTTCAACGGCGTGGATTGGCTGCTCAAGAACCATCGTGACCTGATTGACGCGGAGTTGTCGCTCAATGAAGGCGGGTGGGGAGAATCGTCGGGAAACAAGAAGATCGCGAACTACCTGCAGGTGAGCGAGAAGTACGTGATCAATTTTCGCTTCGAAGTGCGCAACAAGGGCGGGCACAGTTCGCTTCCGGTTGCGGACAATGCGATCTACCATCTGGCCGCCGCACTCGACCGGCTTGCGCATTTTGGATTTCCACTGAAAACGAATGAAGTGACGGCCGCGTATTTCGCGCAGATGGCGAAGCTTGAAACCGGCCCGATCACCGCCGACCTTGTCAGAATTGCAGATGGTTCGCCGGATGCGATGGAGAGAGTTGCCGCTGCCGCTCCACGGTGGAACGCGACTCTGCGGACGACTTGCGTGGCCACCGAACTGGAAGGAGGCCACGCCAAAAATGCCCTGCCGCAACTGGCGGCCGCCAATGTCAATTGCCGTGTCCTTCCCGAGGATTCGGCGGACTATGTACTCAGCACTTTGCGAAAGGTCGTAGCCGATGACCAGGTTGCAATCACAATTAACGGAGACGCCGGTAGAGGGCCAGCCTCCGCGATGCGGCCCGATGTCCTCAGTGCGGTGAAACGCGCAACCGAATCGCAGTGGCCAGGCGTGCCCGTTGTGCCCACCATGGTGATGGGAGCGACCGATGGCAGATCGCTTCGCGAAGCCGGCATTCCAACCTACGGTGTCCAGGGCTTCTTCATCGACCGGGACGATATCCGTTTTCACGGGCGAGATGAACGAATGGGCGTGCAGTCGTTTTATGAAGGCCAGACTTTCCTGTATGAACTGGTCAAGACTCTGGCCAAGACGCAGTGA
- a CDS encoding D-aminoacylase, with protein sequence MIVRHRVFSSLLLVAVLFATVSGCAQTTNYDFVIERAHIVDGTGAAWFAGDVGIIGDRIAAIGDLHDAPAKKRIDASGLVVSPGFIDTLGQSEFNLLVDNRAASKITQGVTTEITGEGTSDAPLNDRVVDALDLKAQAEQYHVALDWHTFDEFLRRLERAKPAINLGMFVGAGGLRSYVIGNDNRPATPAELAQMRQLVAQSMQQGALGLSSALQYLPDNYASTDEIVELAKVARGYGGVYFTHQRSEGDRIFPSLDEVFTISQRANISTTIWHLKTMFPENWGKMPEVLKRIEAARARGVDVAASVESYTRGENGLNTCFPPWVLSDGTPKMLERLKDPVQRARVRKEMNEPAADWENYWLGSGGGQGIQLIQAMHPELHKYEAMNFAEIGQKMGKDPTDAAIDFAIADEGLSEVVMATMSEDDVRAAVSNPLSTYGSDSAAQAEDGPLSRVKAHPRAFATFPRVLAQYVRTEHTMSLEEAIRKMTSFAASRVGIMDRGILRPGMMADIAVFDLGAVQEVSTYQDPLHYATGMKYVFVNGEPVVLDGKITGDRPGRALRGPGYTQAR encoded by the coding sequence ATGATAGTAAGACATCGAGTATTTTCATCCCTGCTACTCGTCGCGGTGCTATTTGCCACCGTGTCCGGTTGTGCACAAACTACCAACTACGATTTCGTCATCGAGCGGGCCCACATCGTCGATGGCACTGGTGCTGCGTGGTTCGCCGGGGACGTCGGTATCATTGGCGACCGCATCGCTGCCATCGGCGATCTTCACGATGCCCCAGCCAAGAAACGCATCGACGCAAGTGGTCTGGTAGTGTCACCGGGTTTTATCGACACTCTCGGCCAATCGGAATTCAATCTCCTCGTCGACAACCGCGCGGCCAGCAAGATTACGCAGGGCGTGACTACTGAAATTACGGGGGAAGGCACTTCTGACGCACCCCTCAATGATCGTGTAGTCGATGCTCTGGATCTCAAAGCCCAGGCGGAGCAGTATCACGTCGCCCTCGATTGGCACACGTTCGACGAATTTTTGCGTCGTCTGGAGCGCGCCAAGCCCGCCATTAATCTGGGCATGTTTGTGGGTGCTGGAGGTTTGCGCTCCTACGTAATTGGCAACGATAACCGTCCGGCCACGCCCGCGGAACTGGCGCAAATGCGTCAGTTGGTCGCGCAGTCTATGCAGCAGGGAGCGCTGGGCCTGAGTTCGGCTTTGCAGTACTTGCCCGATAACTACGCCTCCACGGACGAGATTGTTGAACTCGCCAAGGTCGCGCGTGGCTACGGCGGTGTTTATTTCACGCACCAGCGTTCGGAAGGAGACCGCATATTCCCGTCGCTGGACGAAGTTTTCACTATCTCGCAACGCGCCAACATCTCGACCACGATCTGGCACCTGAAAACCATGTTCCCTGAGAACTGGGGAAAAATGCCGGAGGTTCTCAAAAGAATCGAGGCAGCGCGGGCGCGAGGAGTTGACGTCGCCGCGAGCGTGGAGTCGTACACGCGGGGCGAGAACGGCCTCAACACATGTTTTCCACCCTGGGTATTGAGCGACGGTACCCCCAAGATGCTGGAACGCCTGAAGGACCCCGTCCAGCGCGCCCGCGTTAGGAAGGAAATGAATGAGCCCGCCGCTGATTGGGAGAACTACTGGCTTGGTTCCGGCGGAGGTCAGGGCATCCAGCTCATTCAGGCGATGCACCCGGAGCTGCACAAGTACGAAGCCATGAACTTTGCCGAGATTGGACAAAAGATGGGCAAGGATCCCACGGACGCTGCTATCGATTTTGCGATCGCCGATGAAGGCCTTAGCGAGGTAGTGATGGCAACTATGTCGGAGGATGACGTGCGCGCCGCCGTTTCAAACCCGCTCTCGACCTATGGTTCTGATTCCGCTGCCCAGGCGGAGGATGGGCCATTGAGCAGGGTGAAGGCACATCCTCGTGCCTTCGCCACGTTTCCCCGTGTGCTGGCACAGTATGTCCGCACTGAGCACACGATGAGCCTGGAGGAGGCCATTCGCAAAATGACCTCGTTTGCCGCAAGCCGAGTCGGAATCATGGATCGGGGAATTCTGCGGCCTGGCATGATGGCCGACATTGCTGTCTTCGACCTTGGTGCGGTCCAAGAAGTGTCCACCTACCAAGACCCTCTCCATTACGCGACAGGGATGAAATATGTTTTTGTAAATGGAGAGCCGGTTGTGCTTGATGGCAAGATCACCGGGGACCGCCCAGGACGCGCCTTGAGGGGCCCTGGATACACACAGGCTCGATAG